From the Cololabis saira isolate AMF1-May2022 chromosome 24, fColSai1.1, whole genome shotgun sequence genome, the window ttttttgtcGTTTTAAGACTTTAAAATACGTCATAAGGAAAGAAGATTACGTGGAAGCAGCTTCCTGGGAGATCAGACAAGCGTGGACGGGTCATCTGAATTGATTGTGACcccaaaataaaaggaaaaatttCTCCCCCTTATTCTGGTGTTTTGGATCGTTTTAAATGTGATGAAAATATCTGACCAGAAAACCTTCATTTAGAGTTAAATCAGAAGAAAACTGGGAAAAATGAACACTGATACCCgtcaacatgaacataaacagaaTCAGTCACTACTTTGATGGTAAATATTTCTACAATTAGCCTATGTCAAACTCTCTACGTTGCTGCGTTTATTGTCGTCGATTTACACTTCATGGTTCAACTAATTTGCACTCCCTGCTGGTATCTTGAGATTTCAACTTGATTGGCAAAATTATATATCGATTAATAATGTCCTCCGTTTTATAAACCTATCAAGTTGGAATCAAGCATTTACAGCTTCCTGAAAAAAACGACACCAACGTTAATGGTATTATGTGTTAATGgtattgatatttttaaaaggaggctcaagacacacctttttagtttggcttttatctgatctcatttacctagtgtttttagctatgtattgtgtctacttctttagctcttttatcatctctaaaactttaatccattttagtgactttttactttatgttatttattattcatcttaagttttatatagatttctctaaaattttacacttttaggcatttcttactttcttttaatcttttagtttttagctccagtgtttcctcaggggggtcgttcacactgggaggtgtgcctgctccgcccatgggggtgtcgtcatggggatccctcaggcctgggtagctgggggggggctccacctactgtgtggggtctgccccggtctgtccgggttgggggggtctctgtggcgatgctccgggtggtcgtggtcggtggagcttctcagtgtggacggccacccataggtagtgttttcctcacctggatcgtcagtgctaagccatgtcaccagtccacttattgtgtgtgtgtgtgtgggtgtgggcgtgtgagtgtgtgcacatgtatatgagtgtgagtgagtgtgtgtgtacgcgtggggggtggggtcgtatggaatgttttaaattgtgttttttattgttattttattctgcatgtaaagcaccatgtgttgcattttatattgtatgatttggcactatacaaataaataaagtttaagtttaagtttatgtAGCTATTATTGACTTCACCACTAGGTGGCCTCTGTTAACCTTTTCACAACTTGGACTCGAGTATCTGCATTTAAAGTTGACATGACCAAGACGTCAAGGGACCTAAATCAAAGTAGACCAAACCGTTTAATTAGGTTTTATTAAAATTCTTCAGTCATTCAGTCCATCACAGTAAGAAAAGTGTCTGGACTGTGAGATGTGACAcaacattcattaaaaaaacaagtgaAAGAGTGCGACATGAGGCCTGATaagtctaaatgtatttaatataagaaCTTGAAAGGGCCCAAACTGTACACACAAACCCTTCACTTCTGTCACAGAGAGGCCCTCCAGAGCGAAATCAATTTTCCCATTAAACTGGTGTAGCACCAGACTGTACCACAGCACCACCTGGCGGACAACTGCATTAACTGCATCCCAGcgataatcagaatcagaatcagaaggaAGTTtattattgccaagtagtttaacaaacacaaggaatttgttgtggtgattggtgcaatacaaaagaacaaataatattaaaagaaaaaatgtggaacatgttggttttaaagtgctggagtaatgagtctgtataaaggtgacctaggatgtgcgttaatgtgaaGCATAAGGTCAGAAGTGGGGTCTCTACGCAGGGCAGTTGCTAGGAATTCTGGGTCCCCTAAAAGAATATACCCGTGGGCCCTTTTACACTTACGATGTCTTTTCGGTGGTCAATATTGTAAAACACCcaatttgttttcttcttttccttttacatTTAACTACTTCACGAGTAAAATTTCAAAAAAGGTGTTGATTAATGTCTTAGTAACTGCCAGTGGTGCAGCAGTTCACTAATAAAGCAAAACAGCCAACTAGTGTTTATGTTGCTCACTCACCATCTCTGCTGCTCTTATTTCAGGCCTCCTTTTCTAACCTTTTCTGGTGCCCGGATTGGTGCTTTTTGGGGGGCATGATAGCCTTACCACTATCTAGCTACTGTACATCTAATCCAGCTGTGCCCTCAGGTTCACGCTGCTCACTCGCACAGAGGGAACCGTGGTGAGTGGACCAAACCATTTTAAGAAGGGAAAGCGCAAAgggaattatcaaaatgattaaaATTAGACAATATTGTGTGACTGTTGACTCTGTTTGAATTTAATTCATTAGTATGAGTTtatattatgtattatgtatgcataatatttttttcataggTTACATGGGGCTGTGTGTGGGCCCTTGTGGGTTCTGGGCCCTTATAATTGTCACCACCTTTGCCCCGTATACGATGGCGCTGTCtctacgttaatgtaacgtagagtggtaAAGCGGTGAATCAAGCCTTTTAGAAAGCCttgaaatgtgtttgtttgttcataATATTTGACCCCGAAAATAAATGGCTATTAAGATCTGattgtaaacaaaaaaaaagtaaagggaAATAAGTACATTTTAATAAACTGAAAACTCAATATTACTAAACGCTGGTTGCCCGAAAATaataaaggaaggaagataCATTTTGTTTTATAAAATCACATATTATGCTATGCCATGCCATGACATACGTAGTAGAGTTTGAACGgtgacattttagtttagtgTTGCCATGTGATACACCAAGTACGaaatggtacaaaaaaaaattaaacattaatTAATTATCAAGTACATTCACTATAAAGTGCATctcttttaatttaaaaaaaaaaaaagatttcttaaagttgaaatatttgaGCAATTCAGCGTAATCTTCTGGACCAATCACAGCTTGATACGTAGTGAACTCAGTTTCCCAGCTGCCCCGGCGCAACCGTCCGCGCCCCGTTCACTCTAATGGTTCCAGCTGACGGTTTCTTTGGTTCAATCACCCTAAACACGGCGATATAAAGAGGTAAGCGTGACTGCCAATTTGTGACAACTTAATAAACTATCCTGCTATATACGCCAAGCTTTGATAAGCTCTCCAGATACGACTACAGGGCTCGTTAGCTCAACAGCTAAGGAagcgtaaagcctgaattatggttctgcgttaaatcgacgcgtaccctacgccgtaggttctgcgttagtgtaacgcggaaccataaatcaggcttatgcTGCGTATGCTACCGTGGCTGTGCAGTACTGTGAGCTTTGTTTGGACAACTGTTTGTCTATTTTATAGGCTATTctttatgttattttaattgGCAGCTGTTACCAATGTGAAGTTATTGTCAGATTCGACTGTTAAGGAGACATTTAAGAGAAACTAGGTTACAAATGTTTGGAAAGACAACTCAAACCTTTACTACTGAAAGATCcacgtgttcgtttgtctggtgcaatAAGAAAACCTGTGAACagaatacaagcttttattatatcatgcacaatgttgaGGTCCACTTTTCTCAACCacagaggtaggagagaaatgcacactgtggtcatcaatccagtcataCTGAAAAGGGGAGGTGTTTAGTACTTTATAGGAGCAGAACCTTATCATGGAGGCCAACTGCAGTAAAACAAACTTAAACATGtcactttcagccatatattttctgttgtctatCTCTAATCCGACATGCCAACCCAGCACAGATCTAGgacaaccaaaacccagagaaaaaccCATCAATCTTACATcgttcctcttcaccgtcctcaccTAAAGAACTCTAATCAGTCTGCTCATAAAAACAGGAGGTGGTTTCTGCGCTGAGAGCAACCATCAGAAtacaatcttatagaaaaaaacccttgtacttttaacaatttcataaaatcctaacactacttttctgtttctctgTATAGATCTCATATGCATGAATCACAAATCCATGAGTACATTTATAACCCATCATTAATTGGTGaactttcttatttttctcctaTTTCTTGTGGTTTCAGACAGCAGCTATGGCTTCTCGAGCAGGTCCGAGGGCAGAAGGCACAGATGGCAGTGACTTCCAACACCGGGAGCGGGTCGCCTCTCACTACCAGATGAGGTTGGTTCCTTTTAATATCTACAAAGTCTCTCCTTTGAACATCTCCCGCCCCCCTGTGACTCGACCcgttttttgtttattacagTGTCGCCTTGAAGTCTGAAATCCGTAAACTCAATATCGTTCATCTGCTGATGTGGATGCTCATGGCAGCTCAGGTGAGAACATGCTTCCTTGGAAAATGTTTATACTTTACTGCCAGCTCTAACAGTTTGTCTCGTCCACCACAGGTGACTGTGAGCCAGCTGAGCCTGGTGTCCCACAAGGTGGTGGCCTCTCCATACCAGTGGGAGTATCCGTATCTTCTGAGCATAGTTCCCACAGTCTTCAGCTTTTTGGCATTGCCTCGCAACAACATCAGCTACCTGGTTATCTCCATGATCAGTTCTGGGCTTTTCTGCGTGGCCCCTCTGATTTATGGTAGTATGGAGATGTTTCCTGTGGCTCAGCAGCTTTATCGCCACGGGAAAGCATACCGCTTCATTTTTGGCTTCTCTGCCGTATCAGTCATGTACCTGGTGATCATCATCGCTGTACAGGTCCACGCGTGGCAGATCTACTATAGCAAGAAGTTGCTGGACCAGTGGTTCACCACCACACAggacaagaagaagaaataatTGACTTCAGCATGCTCAGAACTAAAGGTTTACCCTTATTGTGGACAAAGAGGATCTTGGATCTGAAACATTTTGTGGAACAGACGAGACTTCCAGAGGTGCTCTTGTTCAGCATCTTTATATTTATACTTGTCAGTAATCATTTAATTGTTTGAAGGAAAATCTGTTCTTGGACAGCCTGTAATTAATGCAATCACTCTGTACACCAGTTCATCAtgggggaaggaaaaaaaaaaatgaaaaaaaaactgcaaatgtTTTTGGTTtgagctttattattattattggtttGAGCTTTATTATTATGGGTAATAACAAAATGGACAGGGTAAATAGAGGACAGTTAAAATATACAAGTTAAACTGAACTATGAAGCAATTATAGTATTTAAGAGAATCCTTGAGACAAAACTACATACCAAAGTACATGTGTCAAAATAATACGATTAAATGGTTTCCCCACATAAATCAGATGTTCATTACAACAAATAGATATTGCAGATTTAaatctcaaactttttttttttttttggcactgtAATACGTCAACActtcaatttcattttagttCATTCTGTCAAAGACATTAACACCCAAAAAAAAGTTGAtcccaaaacattaaaaaaaaacaaaacctaatAAAAATCACTCCCCAGATATTAACAGTCACATGACACTTACTCGTTCCACAGTACAAAACGAgttgaggaagaaaaaaaacccaccagaAAAACCCTTTTAAGTAAGCATTACACAGTAATGAACAAACTGGCATGTTTCACTGAAACAACGTGTATCTGCCTTGTTGGGGCAAATAATTTCATAGAGTCGACTGTCTGACTGACAGTGTTCTTAAGCTTTACCGTATGTGtgtacattttttcctttaagGATCTGCCGGACCTGGGAAATCAAGACAAGCAGCATGTTATTTAGTCATGGACAAACACAACTTTTATGTTAGAACAACCTTAACTTAAGAACGTTGCTCTTCTTTACTCGGGTTTAAAGTGATGCAAGAGACAATTCAAATACCTTCTCGCCAGAAGGCCCCTCGGGTGTCAGCTGAGATGGAAGCTCATTCTCAAAGTTTCTGGTCCCCGGGTCGGCACCTTTCCTCATCAGCAGCTTCACAGCTTCTACTTGGGTTTTATGATCCCGTAAAGAGCTGACGATGTGCAGGGCCGTGTTTCCACTGAACGTCTGAAACGCAGATGCAAATTACTACGATTGGTTTTAGGGGTTAGAGTCAATCACACAAGTTAAAATCCATATTACATTAGAAATCTGTGTGACAGCTTTGTGAGTCCCCCTTCCAAGGAACATCAAatgttaaatatgaaatatttgTGTTGAACTTTCTGATTATAGTCAGTTCAGAAATCTGAATATATGCTCTCAAACACAGAAGGCGTCATTTTTTTGCATTGTATGTCCCCTTTTTCAAACACATATTGCagctagaagaaaaaaaaaagttttatcatACGTGAGCTGAGCTTTGTGCATCTTTCCATGGATGGGGAAAGCCTGATATTTCCTAGTTTGCCAGGTACTTGATTATAA encodes:
- the LOC133425084 gene encoding protein jagunal homolog 1-B — encoded protein: MASRAGPRAEGTDGSDFQHRERVASHYQMSVALKSEIRKLNIVHLLMWMLMAAQVTVSQLSLVSHKVVASPYQWEYPYLLSIVPTVFSFLALPRNNISYLVISMISSGLFCVAPLIYGSMEMFPVAQQLYRHGKAYRFIFGFSAVSVMYLVIIIAVQVHAWQIYYSKKLLDQWFTTTQDKKKK